A genomic stretch from Pseudomonas sp. MUP55 includes:
- a CDS encoding sigma-54 dependent transcriptional regulator has translation MQLLTLPPSPALATSIRATAQVFEDPKSRALLDHIQQVAPSEASVLIIGETGTGKELVARHIHNLSARRNRPFVAVNCGAFSESLVEAELFGHEKGAFTGALNAKAGWFEEADGGTLFLDEIGDLPMAIQVKLLRVLQEREVVRLGSRKSIPIDVRVLAATNVQLEKAINAGHFREDLYYRLDVVSLELSPLRERPGDILPLTRHFIQAYSQRLGYGPITLSREAEHKLRSYSWPGNIRELENVIHHTLLICRNGVIERDDLRLSNLRIERQDDGQQGIDNSAEALLARAFEKLFEEQAGALHEKVEDALLRAAYRFSHYNQVHTASLLGLSRNVTRARLIKIGELAVNKRRPGENLQGERMLHLSI, from the coding sequence ATGCAGTTGTTGACGCTTCCACCCTCGCCCGCCCTCGCGACGTCTATCCGCGCCACGGCACAGGTGTTTGAAGACCCGAAATCCCGTGCCCTGCTCGACCATATCCAGCAAGTGGCGCCCAGCGAAGCCAGCGTGCTGATCATCGGTGAGACCGGTACCGGTAAAGAGCTGGTGGCGCGGCATATCCATAACCTCAGCGCGCGACGCAACCGACCCTTCGTGGCCGTGAACTGCGGGGCGTTCTCCGAATCGCTCGTCGAAGCCGAGCTGTTCGGCCACGAAAAAGGTGCCTTTACCGGCGCCCTCAACGCCAAAGCGGGCTGGTTCGAGGAGGCAGACGGGGGCACCTTGTTCCTCGACGAAATCGGCGATCTGCCGATGGCCATTCAGGTCAAGCTGCTAAGGGTGCTGCAGGAACGCGAAGTGGTGCGCCTGGGCTCGCGCAAGAGCATCCCCATCGACGTACGGGTCTTGGCGGCCACCAACGTACAGCTTGAAAAAGCCATCAACGCCGGGCATTTCCGCGAAGACCTGTACTACCGTCTCGACGTGGTCAGCCTGGAACTCAGCCCACTGCGCGAACGCCCCGGCGATATCCTGCCGCTGACTCGACATTTCATCCAAGCCTACAGCCAACGCCTGGGCTATGGTCCGATCACCCTCAGCCGCGAGGCCGAACACAAACTCAGAAGCTACAGCTGGCCGGGCAATATTCGCGAGCTGGAGAACGTGATTCACCACACTTTGCTGATCTGCCGCAACGGCGTGATCGAGCGCGACGATCTGCGCCTGTCCAATCTGCGCATCGAGCGCCAGGACGACGGCCAGCAGGGCATCGACAACAGCGCCGAAGCGTTGCTCGCGCGTGCCTTTGAGAAGCTGTTCGAGGAACAGGCCGGCGCCCTGCACGAAAAGGTCGAGGACGCACTGTTACGCGCCGCTTACCGCTTCAGCCATTACAACCAGGTGCACACGGCCAGCCTGCTGGGTTTGAGCCGCAACGTCACGCGGGCGCGCTTGATCAAGATCGGTGAATTGGCGGTAAACAAGCGCCGACCTGGAGAAAACCTGCAGGGCGAGCGGATGCTGCACCTCTCCATTTAG
- the rhtA gene encoding threonine/homoserine exporter RhtA encodes MTTPPRSLASILFPVGLLLIAMASIQSGASLAKSMFPIIGAQGTTTLRLIFASVIMLLLLRPWRAKLTARSLRTVIVYGMALGGMNFLFYMSLRTVPLGIAVALEFTGPLAVALYASRRAVDFLWIALAVIGLLLLIPTGEASSSIDLVGAAYALGAGVCWALYILFGQKAGNDNGVQTAALGVMIAALFAAPIGIVHAGTALLTPALIPVAIGVAILSTALPYTLEMVALTRLPARTFGTLMSIEPAFGALSGLFFLNEHLTLAQWLAITCIILASVGATLTMRNESKPLVPAD; translated from the coding sequence ATGACCACTCCACCCCGCAGCCTGGCCTCCATATTGTTCCCCGTTGGCCTGCTGTTGATCGCGATGGCTTCCATCCAGTCCGGCGCGTCGCTGGCCAAAAGCATGTTCCCGATCATCGGCGCGCAAGGCACCACCACCCTGCGCCTGATTTTCGCCAGCGTGATCATGCTGCTTCTATTACGCCCGTGGCGCGCCAAACTGACGGCCAGGTCCCTGCGCACGGTGATCGTCTACGGCATGGCCCTGGGCGGCATGAACTTTCTCTTCTATATGTCGTTGCGCACGGTTCCCCTGGGTATCGCGGTAGCCCTGGAATTCACCGGCCCGCTCGCCGTCGCCCTCTATGCATCGCGTCGAGCAGTGGACTTTTTGTGGATCGCACTCGCGGTCATCGGTTTGCTCCTGCTGATACCAACGGGCGAAGCCAGCAGCAGCATCGACTTGGTCGGCGCCGCCTACGCACTCGGCGCCGGTGTCTGCTGGGCGCTTTATATTCTGTTCGGCCAAAAGGCAGGCAACGATAACGGTGTGCAGACCGCCGCGCTCGGCGTAATGATCGCCGCTCTGTTCGCCGCGCCAATCGGCATCGTGCACGCCGGTACCGCATTGCTGACCCCAGCCCTGATTCCCGTCGCCATCGGTGTCGCCATTTTGTCCACTGCCCTGCCCTACACACTGGAGATGGTCGCGCTCACCCGCCTGCCCGCACGTACTTTCGGCACCTTGATGAGTATCGAACCAGCGTTCGGCGCCCTCTCCGGCTTGTTCTTCCTGAATGAGCACCTGACGCTTGCGCAATGGCTGGCCATCACTTGCATCATTCTGGCTTCTGTCGGCGCCACGTTGACCATGCGCAACGAATCGAAACCGCTGGTGCCCGCTGACTGA
- the mrdA gene encoding penicillin-binding protein 2, with translation MPEPIPIKDHEKENRLVNKRLLACALLVIGITCALVGRMYFLQVVQYDYHSTISENNRVHVLPITPTRGLIYDRNGVVLADNRPSYNLTITRERTTDLKGELDAIVSLLHLPAEDRAVFDKALKQARHPFVPVTLFYELNEEQIAVLAVNEFRLPGVDVEPQFVRHYPLGAHFAHSIGYVGRINEKESKALDSVEYRGTQSIGKTGIERFYESELHGHVGYEEVETNAQGRVLRVLKHTDPIPGKNIVLSLDVKLQEAAEEALGDRRGSVVALDPQTGEVLAMVSKPSFDPNLFVTGISFKEYAALHDSIDRPLFNRVLRGLYAPGSTIKPEVAIAGLDSGVVTPQTRVFDPGYYQLPDFDHKYRNWNHSGDGWVDMDAAIMRSNDTYFYDLAHKLGIDRLHDYLAEFGLGQKVSLDMFEESAGLMPSQAWKRATRRQPWFPGETVILGIGQGYMQVTPLQLAQATALIANKGVWNRPHLAKTIDGAPPVDENPMPNVVLKDPRDWEQVNHGMQLVMHDPRGIARAAAQGAQYRIAGKSGTAQVVAIKQGERYNRNKTLERHRDNALFVGFAPAEHPKIVISVMIENGEAGGRVAGPVVRQIMDAWLLDQDGHLKPQYATPAKAPGDPHV, from the coding sequence ATGCCTGAACCGATACCGATCAAGGACCACGAAAAAGAAAACCGTCTGGTCAACAAGCGTTTGCTCGCGTGCGCACTCTTGGTGATTGGCATCACCTGCGCCCTGGTGGGGCGGATGTACTTTCTGCAGGTGGTGCAATACGACTACCACTCCACGATTTCGGAAAACAATCGCGTCCACGTACTGCCCATCACCCCAACTCGGGGCTTGATCTATGACCGCAACGGCGTGGTCCTGGCGGACAACCGACCCAGCTACAACCTGACCATTACCCGCGAGCGCACCACCGACCTCAAAGGTGAGTTGGACGCCATCGTCAGTCTGCTGCACCTGCCCGCCGAAGACCGTGCCGTGTTCGACAAAGCGCTCAAGCAGGCTCGCCATCCGTTCGTTCCCGTCACGCTGTTCTACGAGCTGAACGAAGAGCAAATCGCCGTGTTGGCTGTCAACGAGTTCCGTCTGCCGGGTGTGGACGTTGAGCCTCAATTCGTCCGCCATTACCCGCTAGGGGCGCACTTCGCTCATTCCATCGGCTATGTCGGACGAATCAACGAGAAAGAGTCCAAGGCCCTCGACTCAGTGGAGTACCGCGGTACCCAGTCCATCGGCAAAACCGGCATCGAACGCTTCTACGAGTCTGAGCTGCACGGTCACGTGGGTTATGAGGAAGTCGAAACCAACGCACAGGGCCGAGTACTGCGCGTGCTCAAGCACACGGACCCGATCCCCGGCAAAAACATCGTCCTGAGCCTCGACGTGAAGCTTCAGGAAGCCGCTGAAGAAGCCTTGGGCGATCGTCGTGGTTCTGTGGTTGCCCTGGACCCGCAAACCGGTGAAGTGCTGGCGATGGTCAGCAAGCCAAGTTTCGATCCGAACCTGTTCGTCACCGGTATCAGCTTCAAGGAATATGCCGCGCTGCATGATTCCATCGACAGACCGCTGTTCAACCGCGTGCTGCGCGGCCTGTATGCGCCAGGCTCCACCATCAAGCCTGAAGTGGCCATCGCCGGGCTCGACAGCGGTGTCGTTACCCCGCAAACCCGTGTGTTCGATCCGGGTTACTACCAGTTGCCGGATTTTGATCACAAATACCGCAACTGGAACCACAGCGGCGACGGCTGGGTAGATATGGACGCCGCCATCATGCGCTCCAACGACACCTACTTCTATGACCTGGCCCACAAGCTCGGCATTGATCGCCTGCATGATTACCTGGCCGAATTCGGCCTGGGGCAGAAGGTGTCCCTGGACATGTTCGAAGAGTCCGCCGGCCTGATGCCTTCTCAAGCCTGGAAGCGCGCGACGCGCCGCCAACCCTGGTTTCCGGGCGAAACCGTGATCCTGGGTATCGGCCAGGGTTATATGCAGGTCACGCCGCTGCAGCTGGCCCAAGCCACTGCGCTGATCGCCAACAAGGGTGTATGGAACCGACCGCATCTGGCCAAGACCATCGACGGCGCGCCACCGGTAGATGAGAACCCCATGCCCAACGTAGTCCTCAAAGACCCGCGTGACTGGGAGCAGGTCAACCACGGCATGCAGCTAGTGATGCACGACCCGCGCGGTATCGCCCGTGCGGCTGCCCAGGGTGCGCAATATCGCATTGCCGGCAAGAGCGGTACCGCGCAGGTGGTGGCAATCAAGCAGGGTGAGCGCTACAACCGCAATAAGACCTTGGAGCGTCATCGTGATAACGCCTTGTTTGTCGGCTTTGCGCCAGCCGAGCATCCGAAGATCGTGATCTCGGTGATGATTGAAAACGGTGAAGCCGGTGGCCGTGTGGCAGGTCCGGTGGTGCGCCAGATCATGGATGCCTGGCTGCTCGACCAGGACGGTCACTTGAAACCGCAATATGCCACGCCAGCCAAAGCGCCTGGCGACCCTCACGTCTAA
- a CDS encoding GFA family protein, producing MTEPLNGSCLCKGVRYQVDRLDMPISHCHCDSCRKAHAAAFVATAGVMREHFRWTHGEEWLSSFESSPGKQRHFCSRCGSHLIAERAHQPHVIVRVATLDDDPGARPTAHIWTAHDVPWLAYDGVERWREWEA from the coding sequence ATGACTGAACCGTTGAATGGAAGTTGCCTGTGCAAAGGTGTGCGCTACCAAGTGGACCGTCTGGACATGCCCATCAGCCACTGCCATTGCGACAGCTGCCGCAAGGCGCACGCGGCAGCGTTCGTGGCCACCGCCGGGGTGATGCGCGAGCACTTTCGCTGGACGCACGGTGAAGAGTGGCTGTCCTCGTTTGAGTCATCGCCGGGCAAACAGCGCCACTTCTGTTCGCGCTGCGGCTCGCATCTGATCGCCGAACGCGCGCACCAGCCTCACGTCATCGTGCGGGTGGCGACGCTGGACGATGATCCGGGCGCCAGGCCCACCGCGCATATCTGGACAGCCCATGATGTGCCCTGGCTGGCCTATGACGGCGTGGAGCGCTGGCGCGAATGGGAAGCGTGA
- a CDS encoding aminopeptidase P family protein translates to MSTQPLTHGTVPQRLAQTRELMSREGVHALLVPSADPHLSEYLPGYWQGRQWLSGFHGSVGTLIVTADFAGVWADSRYWEQATKELKGSGIELVKLQPGQPGPLEWLAEQTPEGGVVAVDGAVMAVASARTLGGKLAERGARLRTDIDLLNAVWEDRPALPNQPIYQHLPPQATVSRGEKLAALRASLQDKGADWHFIATLDDIAWLFNLRGGDVSFNPVFVSFALINQQQATLFVALSKVDAELRAALERDGVSVRDYSDVADALRAVPPGASLQVDPARVTAGLLEHLDAGVKLVESLNPTTLAKSRKSLADAEHIRQAMEQDGAALCEFFAWLEKALGRERITELTIDEHLTAARMRRPGYVSLSFNTIAAFNANGAMPHYHATPEEHAVIEGDGLLLIDSGGQYLGGTTDITRMVPVGTPSEEQKRDCTRVLKGVIALSRAHFPKGILSPLLDAIARAPIWAEGVDYGHGTGHGVGYFLNVHEGPQVIAYQALAAPQTAMQPGMITSIEPGTYRPGRWGVRIENLVLNREAGKTEFGEFLKFETLTLCPIDTRCLEPSLLTADEREWFNAYHAQVRERLSPLLSGDALTWLQVRTAAI, encoded by the coding sequence ATGAGTACGCAGCCTTTGACCCATGGAACGGTTCCCCAGCGCCTGGCGCAGACCCGTGAGCTGATGAGCCGAGAGGGCGTTCATGCCCTGTTGGTGCCGTCTGCGGATCCGCATTTGTCCGAGTACCTCCCGGGATACTGGCAGGGGCGCCAATGGTTGTCGGGGTTCCATGGTTCGGTGGGGACGCTGATCGTGACTGCGGATTTTGCGGGTGTGTGGGCCGACAGCCGCTACTGGGAGCAGGCGACCAAGGAACTCAAGGGCAGCGGTATCGAACTGGTGAAACTGCAGCCGGGCCAGCCCGGTCCACTGGAGTGGTTGGCTGAACAAACACCGGAAGGCGGTGTAGTGGCCGTCGATGGCGCGGTCATGGCCGTGGCGTCGGCACGTACCCTGGGTGGCAAGCTGGCGGAGCGTGGCGCACGTTTGCGTACAGACATCGACCTGCTCAACGCCGTATGGGAGGACCGCCCTGCGTTGCCGAACCAACCGATCTATCAGCACCTGCCGCCGCAGGCTACTGTCAGCCGTGGCGAAAAGCTCGCGGCCCTGCGTGCCAGCCTGCAAGACAAGGGCGCTGACTGGCATTTTATCGCGACCCTGGATGACATCGCCTGGTTGTTCAACCTGCGCGGTGGCGATGTGTCGTTCAACCCGGTGTTCGTGTCGTTTGCCTTGATCAATCAGCAACAGGCCACCTTGTTCGTGGCGCTGAGCAAGGTCGATGCCGAGCTGCGGGCCGCGCTTGAGCGCGATGGTGTCAGCGTGCGCGACTACAGCGACGTGGCCGATGCGCTGCGAGCCGTGCCGCCAGGGGCGAGCCTGCAAGTTGATCCGGCACGCGTGACGGCCGGTTTGCTGGAGCACCTCGACGCCGGTGTGAAACTGGTGGAAAGCTTGAACCCGACCACGCTGGCCAAGTCCCGCAAAAGCCTGGCTGACGCCGAGCATATCCGCCAGGCCATGGAGCAGGATGGCGCCGCCTTGTGCGAATTTTTCGCCTGGCTGGAGAAGGCCCTGGGGCGTGAGCGCATTACTGAGCTGACGATCGACGAGCATCTGACGGCAGCGCGCATGCGCCGTCCGGGTTATGTATCGCTGAGTTTCAACACCATAGCTGCCTTCAATGCCAACGGCGCGATGCCGCACTACCACGCCACGCCAGAAGAACATGCGGTGATCGAAGGCGATGGCCTGTTGCTGATCGATTCGGGCGGCCAGTACCTGGGCGGTACCACCGATATCACGCGGATGGTGCCCGTCGGTACGCCGAGCGAAGAGCAGAAACGCGATTGCACGCGGGTGCTCAAGGGTGTGATTGCCTTATCCCGTGCTCATTTCCCCAAAGGCATCCTGTCGCCGTTGCTTGATGCGATCGCACGCGCGCCAATCTGGGCCGAGGGCGTGGATTACGGCCATGGTACGGGGCACGGTGTGGGGTATTTCCTCAACGTGCACGAGGGCCCGCAAGTGATCGCCTACCAGGCGCTGGCCGCACCGCAAACGGCGATGCAGCCGGGCATGATCACGTCGATTGAACCGGGCACCTACCGCCCTGGGCGCTGGGGCGTGCGCATCGAAAACCTGGTGTTGAACCGTGAAGCAGGGAAGACCGAATTCGGTGAGTTCCTCAAGTTCGAAACCCTGACCTTGTGCCCGATCGACACCCGTTGTCTTGAGCCTTCCTTGCTCACCGCCGACGAGCGTGAATGGTTCAACGCTTACCATGCCCAGGTGCGTGAACGCTTGAGCCCGTTGCTCAGTGGTGATGCGCTCACGTGGTTGCAGGTGCGCACAGCGGCTATTTGA
- a CDS encoding SDR family oxidoreductase codes for MTHNKKVVLVVGAGDATGGAIAKRFAREGYIACVTRRSADKLHPLVDSIQLAGGEAHGFACDARKEDDVIALIEQIETTLGPIEAFVFNIGANVPCSILEETARKYFKIWEMACFSGFLNAREVAKRMVTRKRGTILFTGATAGLRGSAGFAAFAGAKHGIRALAQSMARELGPLNIHVAHVVVDGAIDTDFIRDNFPQKYALKDQDGILNPDHIADNYWYLHSQPRDAWTFELDLRPWNETW; via the coding sequence ATGACGCACAACAAGAAAGTCGTATTGGTAGTGGGCGCCGGCGATGCGACCGGCGGTGCGATTGCCAAGCGCTTCGCCCGCGAAGGTTATATCGCCTGTGTCACGCGTCGCAGCGCCGACAAACTGCACCCCCTGGTAGACAGCATCCAATTGGCCGGCGGTGAAGCCCATGGCTTTGCCTGCGATGCGCGTAAAGAAGATGACGTGATCGCGTTGATCGAGCAGATTGAAACCACCCTCGGGCCCATTGAAGCGTTCGTCTTCAACATCGGCGCCAATGTCCCCTGCAGCATTCTGGAAGAGACCGCGCGCAAGTACTTCAAGATCTGGGAAATGGCCTGCTTCTCCGGCTTCCTGAATGCCCGTGAAGTTGCCAAGCGTATGGTCACGCGAAAGCGCGGTACGATCCTGTTCACCGGCGCTACCGCTGGTTTGCGCGGAAGCGCGGGATTTGCTGCCTTCGCCGGCGCCAAGCATGGCATACGCGCGCTGGCGCAAAGCATGGCGCGAGAGTTGGGACCGCTGAATATCCATGTCGCCCATGTAGTGGTGGACGGCGCCATCGATACCGACTTCATTCGCGATAATTTCCCGCAGAAATACGCCCTCAAGGATCAGGACGGCATTCTTAACCCCGATCACATTGCCGACAACTACTGGTACTTGCACAGCCAGCCAAGGGACGCCTGGACATTCGAACTGGATCTGCGTCCATGGAACGAAACCTGGTAA
- a CDS encoding cysteine desulfurase family protein encodes MNKRPLYFDYAATTPVDERVIQVMVECLGFNANFGNPASSSHAFGQAARQTVEQARHQVAELVGAQPEQIVWTSGATESNNLAIKGVAQARGVAGGHIITSQIEHKATLDTARQLQDAGVAVTYLVPDADGLISVEAVSEALREDTFLVSLMLVNNELGTLNDIPAIGARVREQGALFHVDAAQGAGKVAIDLAQWPVDLMSFSAHKLYGPKGIGALYVGPRAQQKVLAQIHGGGHEGGLRSGTLATHQIAGMGTAFALAAASFAEEKAQIVALRQRLLDQLGTIAGVRLNGSLTQRIPHTLSLTFSEGEFNAAALSAGIAFSATSACNSASNAPSHVLLALGHDARSASRTIRLSLGRFTTERDIDEAVQLIKSALASAPAFWAV; translated from the coding sequence ATGAATAAACGTCCGCTGTATTTCGACTACGCCGCCACCACACCGGTGGATGAGCGGGTCATTCAAGTGATGGTCGAGTGTCTGGGCTTCAATGCCAATTTCGGTAACCCAGCCTCCAGTTCCCATGCGTTCGGCCAAGCGGCCCGGCAAACGGTTGAGCAGGCGCGTCATCAGGTGGCCGAACTGGTTGGCGCCCAGCCCGAGCAGATCGTCTGGACCTCCGGCGCCACCGAATCCAACAACCTGGCGATCAAGGGCGTGGCCCAGGCACGTGGCGTGGCGGGCGGGCATATCATCACCAGCCAGATCGAGCACAAGGCCACGCTCGACACCGCGCGGCAACTGCAGGACGCCGGGGTGGCGGTGACGTATCTGGTGCCTGATGCCGATGGCTTGATCAGTGTCGAGGCCGTCAGTGAGGCGCTGCGTGAAGACACCTTTCTGGTGTCGCTGATGCTGGTCAATAACGAACTGGGCACGTTGAACGACATCCCGGCCATCGGCGCCCGGGTGCGTGAGCAAGGTGCGTTGTTTCATGTGGACGCGGCGCAAGGGGCGGGCAAGGTGGCCATCGACCTGGCGCAGTGGCCGGTGGATTTGATGTCGTTTTCCGCCCACAAGCTTTACGGTCCGAAGGGCATCGGCGCGTTGTACGTAGGACCTCGGGCGCAACAGAAGGTATTGGCGCAAATTCATGGCGGCGGTCATGAAGGCGGCTTGCGTTCAGGTACCCTGGCGACTCACCAGATTGCGGGCATGGGCACGGCGTTCGCCCTGGCGGCGGCGTCTTTTGCCGAAGAGAAGGCGCAGATCGTGGCCTTGCGTCAGCGTCTGCTGGATCAGTTGGGCACGATTGCAGGTGTGCGCCTCAACGGCAGCCTTACACAGCGAATTCCTCATACGCTTAGCCTGACGTTCAGCGAAGGCGAGTTCAACGCTGCTGCGCTAAGCGCGGGGATTGCCTTTTCGGCGACTTCAGCGTGCAATTCGGCCAGCAACGCGCCGTCCCACGTGCTTCTGGCCCTCGGGCATGACGCACGCAGTGCCAGCCGTACCATTCGCTTGAGTCTGGGCCGGTTTACCACCGAGCGGGACATCGACGAAGCGGTACAACTGATCAAGTCGGCACTGGCCAGCGCACCGGCGTTCTGGGCCGTCTGA
- a CDS encoding 2-hydroxychromene-2-carboxylate isomerase encodes MTKTLEFFFDFGSPATYLAHTQLPKLCSDTGTALVYQPMLLGGVFKATGNASPITVPAKGRYMFADLARYAQRYDVPLRFNPNFPINTLLLMRAATGIQMHQPERFQAFVDCLFRALWVDGRNLGDAAVVAAVLEAQGFNPEHVLALSNDEAVKAALKDKTEQAVKRGVFGAPSMFVGNTLFFGQDRLDFVREALSQPAIK; translated from the coding sequence ATGACCAAAACCCTGGAATTCTTCTTCGATTTCGGTAGCCCCGCCACGTACCTGGCGCACACCCAGTTACCGAAGCTGTGTTCTGATACTGGCACCGCGTTGGTGTATCAACCTATGTTGCTGGGCGGCGTATTCAAGGCTACCGGCAATGCCTCACCGATTACCGTGCCCGCCAAAGGCCGCTACATGTTTGCTGACCTCGCACGCTACGCCCAGCGTTATGACGTGCCGCTGCGATTCAATCCGAACTTCCCCATCAATACGCTGCTGCTGATGCGCGCAGCCACAGGTATTCAGATGCATCAACCCGAGCGTTTCCAGGCGTTCGTAGACTGCCTGTTCCGTGCGCTCTGGGTGGACGGGCGCAATCTGGGAGACGCTGCCGTCGTCGCAGCTGTACTGGAGGCGCAGGGCTTCAACCCAGAGCACGTTCTGGCTTTGTCCAACGATGAGGCCGTAAAAGCCGCTCTCAAGGATAAAACCGAACAAGCCGTTAAACGCGGCGTATTCGGCGCGCCCAGCATGTTTGTAGGCAACACGCTGTTTTTCGGTCAGGACCGTCTGGATTTCGTACGCGAAGCCCTGAGCCAGCCGGCGATCAAATAG
- a CDS encoding SRPBCC family protein has product MHVLDRIERKVLLNASRKQVWEALTNAEQFGDWFGVALKGKTFAVGETIEAPITYPGYEHVVWKAKVERMLPQTLFSFWWHPFAVDNSVDYDKETPTLVEFTIEDRAPGILLRVVESGFDKIPQARRQKAFKMNSRGWDEQMGNIENYLNKPRRA; this is encoded by the coding sequence ATGCACGTATTAGATCGCATCGAACGAAAAGTCCTGCTCAACGCATCACGTAAACAGGTCTGGGAAGCGCTCACGAATGCTGAGCAATTTGGCGACTGGTTTGGTGTCGCCCTCAAGGGAAAAACCTTTGCTGTCGGCGAAACCATCGAAGCGCCGATTACTTACCCAGGCTACGAACATGTCGTGTGGAAAGCCAAGGTCGAACGCATGCTGCCGCAGACCCTGTTTTCTTTCTGGTGGCATCCCTTTGCAGTAGACAACAGCGTCGACTACGACAAGGAAACCCCGACGCTGGTGGAGTTCACCATTGAGGATCGTGCGCCCGGCATCCTGCTGCGGGTGGTCGAGTCCGGTTTTGACAAGATACCCCAGGCGCGTCGCCAGAAAGCGTTCAAAATGAACTCTCGGGGCTGGGATGAGCAGATGGGCAATATCGAAAACTACCTGAACAAGCCTCGGCGGGCCTGA